The Hypomesus transpacificus isolate Combined female unplaced genomic scaffold, fHypTra1 scaffold_27, whole genome shotgun sequence DNA segment ACTATTCTGGAGGAACCACAATGCCTACAGGTGACCTTGTAGGCCCTGACGCATAGCTGGGACACCAGCTGAGGGCATGACCCCCGTGTTGAGGAGTGGAGGCAGGTGCCCTGGTTCACAAGTGTAACACGAATGCTTCACAAGCCATCTCGTGGTGAGCATCCAGCTGCCAAAAGTGATGAAATAGCTGGCTGCCAGGGTAGCTTAGGCTGTGGCAGAACGAGAGTTGGGAGCCAAGACCAACAAGGCGCCATCTGTCTTTTCTTGTGGTGGTGGAGACGGAGGTCGTTATGGATGTAGGATATAGGTGGTCTGATACAGTAGGACTGAGATCCTTCCAGCGTTTGGATGGGACTGTGTGTCTCTTGTTAGTTCACACGATCCACCATAGGGGATCCCTTTACGTACAGATGCTGTACACTCACATGATTGTTCTCTTGTTAGTTCACTCGATCCACCATAGGGGATCCCTTTACGTACAGATGCTGTACACTCACATGATTGTTCTCCTGTCAAAAGGATCTCCCAGGGAGCGCTCTACATGTAACGGCATTTGAACGAATCCTTTGAAAACCCACACTTTTTTTCTCAAATGGCTCTtttgggggatgggaggggattGGTTTGAGAGTAAATGCAGAACTTTTGAGGGGTTGATTTTGATTCTCTAGGTCGATCTTCATGGAGTTTGAGAAGGACGTGGAGGTCAAGGGCGTCCCAGCGTACCGCTTCACGCCCCCGCGTGACGTCCTGGCCAGCAAGGAGGACAACCCGGCCAACGAAGGCTTTTGTGTCACTCCCAAAGAGTGTCTGGGAACCGGGGTCCTGAAAGTCAGCGTGTGTCGGAAAGGTAACCCttctctcagctctctcaataagAGTTAGTGTTTTACACCCTTTTTCCCTGATTTACTTCAGCCCTTAAAATGATTTGAGCCTATCACCTAAATCCTTCCCCGCCCTCTACTTACCCCCTCAACCACCCGTGTGATACAGCTATACACTTCCCCAATACGTCACCTGACCATGGCTGGCCAACTGGCTGAAATGGCTGTAAGCCCTGTCACCTGACATGCGCTGGTTGGCTTaaatctccccagccctctctcattctctcccaaGTGTTTAACTCGCACTCTGTTATGGATTACTAGGTCGTCAACGGTTCCGGTTCAAATTCAAAACATGCTTCTTCAAGCCCTATAACGGTAAACATGGTGAATGACGATGAACCGATTTCCTGCTGTCAGCAACAAATCAACACCCCCTGGGCTGTCTTAAGGAAATGCTGTGATGAGGTTGGGAAAGTAGTTGGTGGTGACGTGTGGATCTACGCGTGCGCGTGTTGTGACCTTAAAAACTGAATGTCTgttcgcgcacacacacagtctctctccctccctgtcaggtGACTGTTAGGGTTAATTCCGTTACTCACAGTGCAAACACAGGAGTTGGAAAAGCATTACCTCTGTCCCACTTcttccaccacccccctccctctgcagcaTCCATTAAAAACCATATGATCTTAACAGTTATTTTTAGAGGTCGATTTTTCCTGCTATTCTCGTAGATCAATGCAAATCGGTTATAGATGGAACATCCTTTGTTGACAATGTACGGAACTCTTAACAAGACAAGAGAATGTTGGCCAAGTCCTGAATTGGTTCAACAGACTTGACGGTAGCACtctgtgtactgtacatatttGTGCGGTGGGAAAGAGAGATCGTCAGTCTGGGGAAGAGGTGAGAttacatctcctctccccctcaaggACACCGCTGGCCAACTAGGACAAAGGAGAGTGTGATTCAGGGTCAGCCTGAACATGGATCAGGGTTAGAGTAGCATGGAATTACCATTCATATGGTTAAAGAATCATTTCAGGTTCAGGCCCCTAAATTACTTAAGTATGTTGTAATGTGAGTGGCAATGGAGGGGTGTTTTTACAGCTCTACATTGTGTCAACCTTGCACTTGGTAGGGCAGTATCCACCAGCACAATGTCACGTGATTGCCTTTGCATAGCATTATGGGATAGCTGGCGATGTGAAGAAATGGAAATGGCAACAGCAGTATGGCCAATTATGCATCGTCAAGTTACGTGCAACCATGAGTTTGGCAGGCCAACTAGGCTCATCATGGCCAAAATTCACACCAAAAAAGTGCAACTGGACACCGCCGTGGATAATAGTTGCAACACTGAAACAGCCCGGAAGGTCTTTGTTCAGGAAGTGCTTGAATATTGGCTTTGTGACCTTGCATGTTTCACTTTCCTTGTATTCCTGTATGTATGGTCTATTCAGCTTTTGACCAcactctaactctctctctcctacaggtGCTCCTGTGGTGGCCTCTTTCCCCCATTTTTACTTGGGTGATCCCAAGTATGCTGACGCCATTATCGGACTGTCTCCGAAAAGAGAGCATCACCAAACCTTCCTGGACCTGAACCCGGTACAGAATCCAGATTATACTGACTCGGGGTTATCGATCCAGCCGGGCCATCCCATCTGGATTATGACCACcactacaaaacacacacaagggcaCAATTGCACCTGCTTTAAATAAATGCCCTATTGCGCCCCCTAGTGTGCTTGTGTACACATGAGCTGCTGTGGCTTTGTTGCGTACCATATTCCATGTTTCAATTGTATTTTCTTGTTTTAGACCACTGGCGTTCCTATTCGGGCCAACAAGAGGGCACAAATAAATATCCTTATCGGCCGAGTCTCTGGCTTCCCGTAAGTGATACTGCTAATGCCTACAGTACCGTACAGTGCTGCAGCACTTACCCATATTCCTGTATGGTGACCGTGTGCTGTAGTACATTTCTATTCATGCTGCCATACTGTCATTCACAGGCAAACCAAATTTCTGAACGAAACCGTCTTCCCTATCATGTTCATTAacgaggtaaaaaaaaaagatattgaTTGTGTAACTATTGCAACCTCAATGGCCACTGACCCAAATGTGTACATCCTTTTACGGTCATTGATGACCCAGTTTAAGAACACAACTTTCCTCTTTCAGACGGTTGTAATTGATGATGCATCTGCAGCGAAGCTCCACAAGTTGTTGCTCATCGTCATGCTGGTGTCCAACTTCCCCCTGATCATCGTGGGTATGGGGGCCATCATGCTGCTGGTTTTCATCCTTCTCATGATCCGTGCCCGCAAGCAGAAGGTACTGGGCCAAGTATAGTGCACACACTGTACATGCACTTTCTCAACAAAAAGAACATATTAGAAAAATGAGTCATCGAAAAAGACTAAATTTGAAGAACATTTGTCTTAATATTGTGCAACAAACAGTTTCCCCAATCCTATGATCAGGCCAACTTCCATGTGCCTACTATAGCTACAAATACTGGCATGCAATGTTCCCAGTGACCTTTTAAGTTATTCACCAGACTATTTCTCAAGGGACTctctttgtgtttgtcattgtaTTGTAGAACTACCCACAATTTCACATGCTTGTCTGCTTATTGCTAACAGTCATTGAATACTAGCAGCAGCTACAATAACACATGGCCAATGTTACAATTGGCTGTGCTTTGTGAGAAATTATTTACTTTTGTAATGTTGACGCAAACAAATGAGTTGATGGTACTGTGTCAGTCAGCTAATCCTCTCAAGCTCACACTAACAGCATGTGCTCGCTTCTTCACCGCATGTCCCTATGCAGAATTACGTGAAACGCATGGCTTTTACTGAGGTGCTGTATTGTGCTGTAAGTCTGAAATATTTAAAATCAATTTCCTCCGTTCTCTTAAACATGTCATCTTGTCTAATTCTAGAGGCATTTAATTTAATTGACACCACCTGTCCTCGAATAATAAGCACAACAAGTCTGCTCTGAATACTTTAGAAATGTGACCATCTAACATGCCACTCCAACCCCTTAAATGTTTTAtagaccaccaccaccaccaaggagGACACAGCATATTCTCCCGTCAGCCATAAGGATGGAGAACCACTGGATAACCAATCAAAGAATGGCACATACATTGGCCTGACTCCCAGTGGCCCACAGTCTTGAGGAGTacaggagtgggaggggagggggggggggggggggggggggggggttgagacaCACTGGGGTTCAGAAAAGCAGCATAGATTGTAGAGTATCAAGAATCACCCCCTTTATACACATCAATGTAGGCTCCCAAATATTTGGTTAATTGATGTTAATCCCCAAACAGTGTGAACCTAAACTTGCATTCATTCATGCTGTTGTTGAAGGCTGGATTATATAGTATACAGTACTAGTCACACTATTGTTCTCTCAACTGTCGAAATATGCCCAGCCCTCTGACGTGCTGTTTCAGATCATCTCAAAAGGTGAAACCACTCGatgcctgtgctgtgtgtgtgtgctgttagaTAATTTATCGATATATCATGGAAGAAAAAGGCTTGGATTAAGGACCATAAATAGCAGAGTGTTTCAGTGTTAGTGGAAGTACAGTACAAAGCTGGATTGAATGCCTGAATACCCAGTGGCTCTCAGGGACCATGTACAGCATGGTTAGTCGAATGACTGTGCATCCCTACTCCATAAACTGCGAGCACAATTCTGGTATAATGCCATTCTCAGGGGACAGGACACTCTGCTATGAGCTAGATGAACAATTGTAAGCATGTATACTTAAACACTTTTTCTTTTGGATAGAAATGTTATGGAGGGTTTCCTTTCTTCTTGAGTAACTGAGACGGAATAAAATGTGCAGACTTCCAATCAAAGTGCCATCaaagtataaatatatatttttgtttgttgttgttaaaaATGCCCTCCTTTGTTTTACAATTTTTTTGGGGTGGACTAGATATTGATATTGAAGTAACAGCTTAATGGTCAAAATATTCCTTTTTGTGAAGTGGTTCAGAAAGATTTCAGAGTGCATGTCATGAGTTAAAGATGCATACATTCATCTGATTTAACTGAGGATTTacccttttttgtttttatttacacaCCACAATATATCAATTTGTGAACAAGATTTTTTACTTTTGAGCTTGACGCTTGTTGGTGCCATGATGTGGTCAACTTCTCTCAAGGCCTGCACTGCAAAAGAATAGATTGTGtctaaatgcattgaaaagtaTTAGTCATTGGTCCTTTACCATTACAGTATTACTAAATACCAATGAATGATGTCCTACATTTCAAAGTTTTAGGTATGTTAGCATGCCAATGTTAACTAAGATCTTGTGTTAACGTATCAGGTGTCAAATTGTATCTGCATCGCCGTTGCTGCTGTTGCTTTTGGGTGTTTAAGGGGAATCATTAAATAATTGTGTATTATGCCTGAAAGATGTAGATATCACACAATAcagatattttgtatttttgtggcTTTCGCATATTTTGTGAGGGGAACAAGTTTTAGGATTAGGATCTTAAGATTGTTGCTATTTCCTACAGTATTTTACATAGTGTATTAACTCATTCTTGTATGCAAGTAGACTAACAAGGTCCTGGTGCAACAGCTTGACTGCTGTGGTCCTAGCATGTCCCTGTTATCTGTCAACTTGTGGTCTGCTATGAGGTCTGCTTGAATGAAAGCACATTGCACTGTCAATCATGTTACTTCACTGACGTATCGGATTGTATCATTTCCTGTCCTATTGTATCATTTCATATCATTAGAATGCCTGTAGAGCAAGTGTCCAGAGGGAGTTCATCCAACTGTGCATTGTTTTCACCACCATCTAACAAGATGGCGTGCACGTTGTTGCTCAGTGTTGCATTAAAGAATATGAATAGTCAATGAATATTGGTTTATAGTATTTCCTATTCATAGCCTCTATGCACAATCAGCAGTCTTTCCAGGTTTAGAGATCGGTATGCTTTTTTATTCGCTATATTTAGCTTTTTAACTATAATGTAAATAATTTGTGTGCCTAGAATCATGGGGTTGAGTTCAAGATCCATACATGCCTTACACCATCACCAAAACAAATGCATAGCACTGAACTTATACATGGGATCGCACATGCTCCTAACTCGAAATACTAATATCAATAATACACACTTGCTTTTCATGCAACGCAAACAAATAAGACTGTCTTTTTTGTATTAAGAGAATGTATTTGCAATCAAATAAAAGCAACCATTTTGATTAACATTTCAgcattttgtactttgtagTATCTTTAGAATAAAAGGCAACGTTTAGTCTCGCCGTTAATTAAGGCCTGACGATTTTTCCCACGCTCAGGGGAAAAGATTATCAATAATACGAAGTAAATCTTCAATTAATTACAATTGTTATGCCTCAGACAGATGTCCATGGTTTGAAATTGGCTGCGGAACTATAGAACCATACAACATTACTCTACGGATCATTTTATTTGCGGACCGGAGAGATCATGGCGTTCAACTTCGGTAACGTTGCAACCAATCCTGCAAGTATGGAAAACCTAATTTATAACACTATATAAACGTTGAAAATTACTGTTTAATGCAATGATCATTTGGTATACTAAGTGACTTCAACTGATAAACATTAATGCCATAACTCCGAAGATAAGTACCGAAACTGCGTCGCTAGCTAGCTGCTTAAACGCTAGCGCTAACTGGCTAACATTAAGTGTTGTGGCTAGTTAGTAGGAGCCATTAACGTCAACAGTTGGAGGGTCTTTTACTTTTATGTGTAAACAATTAGCTTCCAATAATGGGGTTTTACCTTTTAAGTATACCAAGCCTTACATTGTGGTAGTCAACCAACAATGGAAATCCAACGTTATATATTTGAAGCTTGCTGGTTTATTTACCTCCTTTCCAGCTAGCATTTTCCAGCATTTTAAGGGTCTGGCTAGTCTCAGCGGTCCTACTTTTTGCGTTTAAATCAGTTGTTTTTACTGTATGTTTACTCTACAGGTTTAACTATTACCAGACCGAGTTTGTCGTTCCATTtttccctctcacccctcaTTTGCCTTAGTCATATCCATACAGCATACCACACTGGCTACATTGACGTATTTTGTTGTTTTGGTCAAGGCACGTCTGGATTTTCATTTGGTTCATTTGGTGCCAAAACTACAGCATCAAGCACATTTGGCTTTGgcaccaccaccacagctgcccccacagGATTTGGTAGTAAGTTCATATCTCTGCTCATTCACAACACATACTTTCTCATGAACATGGCTTTCTTCATCCACTAGCTATGTCACTGAATGCTGCTTCTCATTTAGAAATATTGACTAAATTGTTTTGTCATTTTTCGAGCGTGGGCAGTAGATTTGTGGAAATGTCAACCACTATAAAGACGGCAATTGTTTTAGACTACTTGCTTGAAGGGTTATTACAATATGACCTTTATGATTCCACAACAAATGGTTTGCAGACTGCTCAAATTCCTCATGGGAGAGGGTTTGAGGATCATTAGAGGGCATGAGAATGTCAGGCTCCCTTTGTGGCAAAAATGCTCGCTCTCCTTAATGACCTCAGACCAGCTCAAAGTGCTGCCAACCAGCTTAGTCACAGACTCTTGCCTTGAGTTGGCTGTGAGGATCTTTGGGATGGCTAAAGGAAATACAATTGAACTGGGCCTTGTTTTCGGAGCAGTAGGCTAGCAGTGCGCTAACCTCAGGCATTGGGACTTCAGGTTCACGGGAGTTATTAGGCAGTCGTCTCCCAGGCTGGTCTGAGAAATCCCTCCCCACTGTCCAGTACCCAGGATCACACTCCCTGCATCACCCATATTTCATTTTAATTTTGTTTCTTTAAGGAACTCTTTCTttcactgtctctgtcctcaCTCTGGTTTACACTGACTCTGATTCTAAAAGACTACTTTGAAGCAAACTGCCAAACCTGTTAAGAACGGATTTGGTCGTCCGGTCTCAACTTTCCTTCCGAAATGCACAATACAAAGTGGAAGCTTGGGtaagaggtgggtgtggaatGTCTTTTGATGTTTTGATTgaattgtgttgtttgtttttattagcAGGCCTTGCCGCCCCTGGTTTTGGGGCGACCACGACCACCGCAGCGGCGCCCTCAGGGTTCGGCTTTGGCTCCACCACCACAGGTGAGCTTGACGGAGGGGCTGGTCACATGGCCGAGGGTGTTGCAGTCAAATATGTCCCCTTATGAGCCGTAGCACACCCATAACAAAAATGTCCTTCAAGCCCGGACACGGGTGCGATGTGTTGCTTTCCAAATGGATAGTTGACATCAAAGTAGAATTGAAGAAAGTGATTGGAATcattgaattattttgatcaggAGTTCAAATATCTGATTCGATTTTTGAAGTGTTTTTTTATTCAGTTACGGGGTTCTTGTGGAAGGAATCGGATTCATGTTTACATGTCAGTTTAACCCCACTTTCAAAAGTttagcctgtctctgtctcttagcctgtctctctctactaaCTCAAcgctgtgcctctctctctctcttccccctggcTGCCTCACTCGACGGCTACAGGATTTGGGGGGCTAGGAGCCGGGAACATCGCGGCTGGTGGGTTTAGTTTTGGGGGGTTTGGCTTAAATGCCGGCGCACCAGCAGTCAACTTTAATGTTGGGTGCTTTGgtaccaccaccacctctgccACAGGCACTGTTTTCAATTTTGGCAATAGTCTGGCTAGCGCAGGTAGATGTTTTTCAATCAATCAACCAatcagttcagtctacagtccCTGACAAAAGTCTTGTCACTTATCCATTTTGTAGAAATAACTATTTATAACCTGACTTTTAATGAATCAATTGGTTTTAGAAATGGCTCATATGAAAGCTAAAACCCTCCCAAATTATGTTTAATATACTAAAATAAATTTGCTTCACTGAAGAAAGATTGATCATTTAATGAACACAGAAAGGTCAGATTTTGGCAAGACAAAAGTCTTGTCGCCTACAGAGAGTAATGTGAAAATTAAAGAAATAATTTActtcaaatacaaaaatatgttgCATAACATCAGTGAATTAGTAGTGGTGCTGTGAGATCCATATTTAATATCTTGCATGACTTCCATGAGCTTGAAGGACTGCATCCATGCGGTTCGACAACGATTCATACAATTTATTGATGAAGTCATCAGGAATAGCAAAGAAAGCAGTCTTACACGCCTCCCAGAGTTCATCAAGATTCTTTGGTTGCATCTTACATGCTTCCTCTTTCATTCTACCCCAGACATGCTCAATGATGTTCATGTCGGGTGACTGGGCTGGCCAGTCCTGGAGCACCTTGATCTTCTTCGCCTTGAGGAACTTTGGTGAGATGGAAGTATGTGATGGAGCACCATCCTGCGGCTCCCCTTTTTTGACCCCTTTTGTGGTTGGGAATGTAGCTAATACGTCTTGATATTTTAGGCTATTGATATTGCCTTTCACCCTGCAAATCTCTTGCACATCCCCCATACTGGATTTAACCCCAGACCATGATTTTTCAGCCACCAAACTTAACTGTTTTCTGGGTGAATCTCAGATCGATGCGCACTCCAGTATGTCTCCTGCAATATTTGCGGCGGCTGTGATGTAATTCAACCAAAGATTCATTTGAGAAATCCACCTTTTGCCACTTTTCCAGCGTCCATTCTTTAGCAGGCTGTGGGCCTTGGCAAATGCCAcacgttttttttaaattgcctTTTGTTTAATGCTGGTTTCTGGGCACTGATTCGACCATGGAGGCAATTTCGAGACAGAATTCTACAAACTGTCCTGGTTGACACGGACACTTGAGGTGACCAGGCCTGGTGGAGCTCTGCTGCAGTGAAAAAGGGCTGTCCTTGGATTTTTGAGCCAACAAACCGTCCTCCCGAGCAGTTGTCTTGCGGGGTCTGCCGGACCTGGGCTCGTTAAAAACATCTCCAGTCTcttcaaatctttttttaattctTTGTACTTGACGCTGAGACACATTGAAGGTGTCAGCCACCTCAGCAGAGGATCTGGTCTTCAGCCTCTTGACAATCAACGTTTTGGTCTCAGGGTGAATCTTAGGCATGTTGTCAGAGGTCAACTTGCAGTTGATGTGAAGGTCTGGTGTGCTGGGGTTCTTTTTATACACACCCACTAATTGATTGATCAATTATTGATCACATGTAAGGCTGTAATCTAAGATTGGGTGCATTATATGACAAGGCCACAAGACTTTTGTCTTGCCAAAATCTGACCTTTCTGTGTTCATTAAATGATCAATCTTCAGTGAAGCAAATTTATTTTAGTATATTAAACAAAATTTGGGAGGGTTTTAGCTTTTATACGAGCCATTTCTAAAAATGAATTTATGACTTAAAAGTCAGGTTATAAATAGTTATTTCTACAAAATTGATAAGTGACAAGACTTTTGTCAGGGACTGTACATGGTAGCATACGTTTGTCCATTTCTCCATAGTCATTCCAGTATTTCGTTTGGTGTTTGCTTTCTTCATTTCACCTCATACACACTGTATATATCTGTCCAGTGCCCAGGAACGTGATTTTCTCACAGATGTTTGCATGATGCCTGTTGTTGATGGAAACAACCTGTAGAGTAGATAATGTGCTGTTGAATTCATGGTTTTTAACTCATAATTTTGACTTTTTAAAATTCTTTATAAAACCTTGGACTTGCCTGGTTTTCACCACAACAATTATTTCATGTATTTTATTCGAGTTACGTTCTTGAGGAGTTGTGTGACAGGGTTTGTGGGCCAATAATTTGAATACTCAAATtcagagtaaaaaaaagaaagaaaaagtgatTTGACAAGATGACAGTGAGTTCTGCTCACACATCTTTTGCACATCGCCTTAATTTCCGAACTGAtcgcgacccccccccccccccccccccccccccttctcacacTCCTCTTCACCTCATCCATCTCTCGTCGCCCTTCTCTGACGGTTTACTCTGTTACCCAGGTGCTTTTGGGGCCTTTGGGACCACCACCACATCCGCTGCGCCCGGCTCCACCTTCAGCTTTGCAGCTCCTTCAAGCACCACAGGTTAGACTCAGGACCAGAACGGCTGGCTGagccaaggggggggggaattaggGGCCCCGGCatgggggacagacagacagatgggggGGACTGAGCCCAATCATCCAGTAAAGCcagcctccctgtctcccagcaCACCTCAGACACTCGTCTCACTATCTGAAAGCATTGTGGAACATCGATTTGACTGTTCAGTGCTCTGAAACTGCTGGAAGGAGTTTCAAAGTGGTCCTCGGGGTAGAAAGGCCAGTCCATTGAATCCAAAAGACGACCAAGGATACTGCTAGCCATAGCAAGGCCAGCTCGGAGCCCAGTGTGCTGTTCTTCACGACAGACACTAGATGGTGCCACTCTACCCTAACAGCTCACCTACCTAACTGGGCTTCTGTCAAACATTAAGCTACCCTCACCGAGCACTCACGTCTACGGATCTCACTTTGTCTCAACTGTCATTTTCAGGGGGCCTGTTTGGGAACACCCAGAACAAAGGTTTTGGGTTCTCCTCTGGACTGGGCGCTGGAACCGCCCCAGGGACGACTGGGTTTGGAACCGGGCTTGGAACGGCCACTCTGGGTGGAGGCTTTGGCGGCTTCAACATCCAGCCAACGCAGCAACAGCAAGGTGAGACCTTTTTCACGTCCAAGTTATTTCTTCCAGAAATGGCGTgcatcattttgaaaatgttgacGATCATATATCTTATCACATggaatatatatacagtaccagtcaaaagtttagacacattttcccattccatGTGtcaacttttgactggtactgtacgtgATGTGAACAACGTGATACTTTGCCaacctgtgttttgcttgtgtgtgtgtgtgtgtgtgtacagtaccagtcaaaagtttggacacatggggaaaatgtgtccaaacttttgactggtactgtacattatCATTTTGTGGTTGTTGAATGTATCACGTAGCGCTTCCACTGGGTGGACGAACGCCCCTATTCATGTCACGAGAACAGAGAATGTCACGCTGATCCCGAGCCTTCtgcactctgccccccccccccccccccccccggtacaGGAGGCTTGTTTGGCcagcagccccaggcccagccccagcccacccAGCTGTACCAGCAGGTGACCGCCCTCTCCGCCCCCACCCTGCTGGCAGACGAGCGCGATGCCATCCTGGCCAAGTGGAACCAGCTGCAGgcctactggggcacaggcaaGGGCTACTACAGCAACAACGCCCCCCCCGTGGACTTCAACCTGGAGAACCCCTTCTGCAGGTTTAAGGTGACTAAACGGGGCGGGctcgttttttttttggttttcagtTGGATTGCCTTTTACTTGTTAAGAAAGGGGGGCCAATGAGAGGACTtgcctgtttgtgtctgtgtgtgcggcGGGGTCACCAGGCCGTGGGCTACAGCTGCATCCCTGGCAGCAAGGACGAGGACGGCCTGGTGGCCCTGGCCCTCAACAAGAAGGAGGCGGACGTGCGcgcgcagcagcagcagctggtggaGTCGCTCCACAAGGTGCTGGGGGGGAACCCCGCGCTCGCCGTCAACGTGGAGGGAGTCAAAGCTCTGCCGGACGACCAgtgagtctgtctctctgtctctctgtctctctgtctctgtgtgtctgtctctgtgtgtctgtctgtctctgtctgtctctgtgtgtctctctctctctgtgtctctgtgtgtctgtgtctctctgtctctctgtgtgtctgtctctctctgt contains these protein-coding regions:
- the nup54 gene encoding nucleoporin p54 isoform X1 — encoded protein: MAFNFGNVATNPASTSGFSFGSFGAKTTASSTFGFGTTTTAAPTGFGTGLAAPGFGATTTTAAAPSGFGFGSTTTGFGGLGAGNIAAGAFGAFGTTTTSAAPGSTFSFAAPSSTTGGLFGNTQNKGFGFSSGLGAGTAPGTTGFGTGLGTATLGGGFGGFNIQPTQQQQGGLFGQQPQAQPQPTQLYQQVTALSAPTLLADERDAILAKWNQLQAYWGTGKGYYSNNAPPVDFNLENPFCRFKAVGYSCIPGSKDEDGLVALALNKKEADVRAQQQQLVESLHKVLGGNPALAVNVEGVKALPDDQTEVIIYVVERSPNGKRIPATTLYGYVEQANVKAHLTQLGVLMSVTRTELSPAQFKQLLQNAPAGVDPIIWEQAKEDNPDPEKLIPVPMVGFKELLRRLKIQDQMTKQHQTRVDIISNDISELQKNQSITVAKIAQYKRKLMDLSHRVLQVLIKQEIQRKSGYAIQVEEEHLRVQLDTCQSELNAPTQFKGRLNELMSQIRMQNHFGAVRSEERYSVDADLLREIRQHLKQQQEGLGHLISVIKDDMEDIKLIEHGLHDNVHIRGGMLS
- the nup54 gene encoding nucleoporin p54 isoform X2, whose protein sequence is MAFNFGNVATNPASTSGFSFGSFGAKTTASSTFGFGTTTTAAPTGFGTGLAAPGFGATTTTAAAPSGFGFGSTTTGAFGAFGTTTTSAAPGSTFSFAAPSSTTGGLFGNTQNKGFGFSSGLGAGTAPGTTGFGTGLGTATLGGGFGGFNIQPTQQQQGGLFGQQPQAQPQPTQLYQQVTALSAPTLLADERDAILAKWNQLQAYWGTGKGYYSNNAPPVDFNLENPFCRFKAVGYSCIPGSKDEDGLVALALNKKEADVRAQQQQLVESLHKVLGGNPALAVNVEGVKALPDDQTEVIIYVVERSPNGKRIPATTLYGYVEQANVKAHLTQLGVLMSVTRTELSPAQFKQLLQNAPAGVDPIIWEQAKEDNPDPEKLIPVPMVGFKELLRRLKIQDQMTKQHQTRVDIISNDISELQKNQSITVAKIAQYKRKLMDLSHRVLQVLIKQEIQRKSGYAIQVEEEHLRVQLDTCQSELNAPTQFKGRLNELMSQIRMQNHFGAVRSEERYSVDADLLREIRQHLKQQQEGLGHLISVIKDDMEDIKLIEHGLHDNVHIRGGMLS